In a genomic window of Gloeocapsopsis dulcis:
- a CDS encoding ribbon-helix-helix domain-containing protein — protein sequence MHTLTRTATTEMEVTSIRLEKELKERLKELAGNQGYQALIRDILWKYVQQKSGDYVHSPADIRASIAATAQKEEQCVITGQSIQPQEPMLLGLTTYGDLVPISMNSLQK from the coding sequence ATGCATACACTCACACGTACCGCAACTACAGAGATGGAAGTCACCAGCATTCGTTTGGAAAAAGAACTAAAAGAGCGCCTCAAAGAACTTGCTGGTAATCAAGGTTATCAAGCGTTAATCCGAGATATTCTGTGGAAATACGTACAGCAGAAATCTGGTGACTATGTTCACTCACCAGCTGATATTCGAGCTAGTATTGCAGCGACAGCTCAAAAAGAAGAACAATGTGTCATTACAGGACAATCAATTCAACCGCAAGAACCTATGCTATTAGGGTTAACTACTTACGGAGATTTGGTTCCCATCAGCATGAATAGTTTACAAAAATAG
- a CDS encoding archease yields the protein MPYEYLEDIAIADIAFHAWGKDLEELFIAAGDATMNAMIDNLAAIEVQETRNFSLENDALDLLLFNFLQEFIYYKDSELLLLRAQKVEFAEKDKIHHLKAVTQGEKLNPNKHHQRIDVKAVTLHRFQLEKTDDGWKTVVILDI from the coding sequence ATGCCTTATGAGTATTTGGAAGATATTGCGATCGCCGATATCGCATTTCACGCTTGGGGGAAAGATTTAGAGGAATTATTCATCGCTGCAGGTGATGCAACAATGAATGCTATGATCGACAACTTAGCAGCAATAGAAGTGCAAGAAACGCGCAATTTTAGTTTAGAAAACGACGCCCTCGATTTATTATTGTTTAACTTCTTACAAGAATTTATTTATTACAAAGACAGCGAATTACTATTACTACGCGCTCAAAAAGTCGAATTTGCAGAAAAAGATAAAATACATCATCTCAAGGCTGTTACTCAAGGAGAAAAGTTAAATCCTAATAAGCATCACCAACGTATAGATGTGAAAGCTGTAACCTTGCATCGCTTTCAATTAGAGAAAACAGACGATGGTTGGAAAACTGTAGTAATTCTTGATATTTGA
- a CDS encoding HNH endonuclease, with translation MIVIVNQVLEQSVVVFSKNYLPISKVNVRRAVQLLIAGKAEALDLVQETSWFVRSPSIVLAVPAYIRLTVASVERIWKVPSVNRREVLRRDNHTCQYCGSRKHLTLDHVLPVSRGGLHTWDNVVTACERCNQRKSDRTPLEAGMPLYTKPKAPMHPTVAFAEHFWRSESFPPEIGGTSKHNAETNISG, from the coding sequence ATGATCGTGATCGTAAATCAAGTGTTAGAACAGTCAGTAGTCGTATTTTCCAAAAATTATCTGCCGATTAGTAAAGTCAATGTACGACGAGCTGTTCAGTTATTGATTGCAGGTAAAGCTGAAGCGCTAGATTTGGTTCAAGAGACAAGTTGGTTCGTGCGATCGCCAAGTATTGTGCTTGCAGTTCCAGCATATATTCGATTAACAGTCGCCAGTGTTGAACGAATTTGGAAAGTTCCGTCAGTCAATCGGCGTGAAGTGCTGCGGCGCGACAATCATACCTGTCAATACTGTGGAAGTCGCAAACATTTGACGCTCGATCATGTCCTTCCAGTATCCAGAGGTGGTTTACACACTTGGGATAATGTCGTAACGGCTTGCGAACGGTGTAACCAACGTAAAAGCGATCGCACGCCCCTCGAAGCTGGTATGCCTTTGTACACCAAGCCAAAAGCACCAATGCATCCCACGGTTGCTTTTGCTGAACATTTTTGGCGATCTGAGTCGTTTCCACCTGAAATAGGAGGAACTTCAAAGCACAATGCTGAAACTAATATATCTGGATAA
- a CDS encoding ABC transporter ATP-binding protein produces the protein MIALEVQNLHKTYKQRKKLIEAVRGVSLTINSGEILAFLGPNGAGKTTCIKMIAGLIKPDAGSVKIAGSDPHRNPRSLRLVGAVLEGNRNLYWRLTPEENLEYFGALRGLTRKVAHKNGLQLLERFDLISKRRAPVQTLSRGMQQKLAIAVALVHQPRLLLLDEPTLGLDVEASQNVKALVREIAREGCAILLTTHQLDVAEEISDRVAIIQQGKILAEESTREIIRRFSGSTYIIEITGELDAVRTSKLESLGVIVQAGKMIYEGTPEGLYQVLAVLNPLPLVQVKQDQADLTQVFLKIVRENRNA, from the coding sequence TTGATCGCCCTCGAAGTTCAAAACTTACATAAGACATACAAGCAACGGAAAAAGCTAATTGAGGCAGTACGCGGTGTCTCTTTAACTATCAATTCTGGTGAAATTCTGGCTTTTCTTGGTCCTAATGGTGCAGGAAAGACGACTTGCATCAAAATGATTGCAGGCTTAATCAAGCCCGATGCAGGATCGGTAAAAATTGCTGGTTCTGATCCGCATCGCAATCCGCGATCGCTACGCTTGGTAGGTGCAGTTTTAGAAGGAAACCGCAATCTCTACTGGCGACTAACTCCCGAAGAGAACTTAGAGTATTTTGGGGCGTTGCGAGGATTGACTCGTAAAGTCGCGCATAAAAACGGACTGCAATTATTAGAACGATTCGACTTAATATCAAAGCGCCGCGCCCCTGTGCAAACACTTTCACGCGGGATGCAGCAAAAGCTTGCGATCGCCGTCGCGTTAGTTCACCAGCCGCGATTGTTGTTACTCGATGAACCAACGTTAGGTTTAGATGTGGAAGCTAGCCAAAACGTCAAAGCTTTAGTCAGAGAGATTGCGCGTGAAGGCTGTGCGATTCTACTAACAACGCATCAACTTGATGTTGCAGAGGAAATATCGGATCGAGTTGCAATTATTCAGCAGGGCAAAATTTTAGCAGAGGAATCTACGCGCGAAATTATCCGGCGTTTTTCAGGTTCAACTTATATTATTGAGATTACTGGTGAGTTAGATGCAGTGCGAACAAGTAAACTTGAGTCTTTAGGGGTTATAGTTCAAGCCGGAAAAATGATCTATGAAGGAACGCCCGAAGGCTTGTATCAAGTTTTAGCCGTTCTCAACCCTCTACCCTTAGTCCAAGTCAAACAAGATCAGGCTGACTTGACGCAAGTATTCCTCAAAATCGTGCGAGAAAACCGTAATGCTTGA
- a CDS encoding RNA 2'-phosphotransferase — protein sequence MDNLRLIKISKYLSKHLRHQPERLGLKLTLGGWVKVDELLMACAKNAFPISRSELDEVVAKNDKKRFSFDATKTLIRANQGHSVEIDLQLEPAIPPNVLYHGTGHKAVNLIQQHGLNKMSRHHVHLSPDIETARKVGARHGRSVVFAIDTAAMQQAGYTFYCADNGVWLVDSVPTDYLHRI from the coding sequence ATGGATAATTTACGTCTAATAAAAATTAGTAAGTATCTGAGCAAACATCTACGACATCAACCGGAACGTCTTGGTTTAAAATTAACTCTTGGCGGCTGGGTTAAGGTAGATGAATTATTAATGGCTTGTGCTAAAAACGCCTTTCCGATTAGTCGTAGTGAATTAGATGAAGTCGTAGCTAAAAATGATAAAAAACGCTTTTCTTTCGATGCTACCAAGACTTTAATTCGAGCCAATCAAGGACATAGTGTAGAAATTGACTTACAATTAGAACCTGCTATTCCTCCAAATGTGCTGTATCACGGAACAGGCCACAAAGCTGTAAATTTGATTCAGCAACATGGATTAAATAAAATGTCACGACATCACGTACACTTATCGCCAGATATCGAAACGGCACGTAAAGTTGGTGCTAGACACGGGCGTTCAGTCGTGTTTGCAATAGATACAGCTGCAATGCAGCAAGCAGGTTATACTTTTTACTGTGCTGATAATGGTGTTTGGTTAGTAGATAGTGTACCAACTGATTATCTACACCGCATCTAA
- a CDS encoding RtcB family protein, which produces MADIKSLKQISDTIWEIPISYKEGMRVPARIYGTDKLIQEMDDAVYDQITNVATLPGITKYALCMPDGHFGYGFPIGGVAAMDVENGGVISPGGIGFDINCGMRLVVTNLTYDEVKPYIKKVVDRLYERVPAGVGSTGFVKISRNEFRKVVEQGARWCVDNGYGWEEDLELIEENGCIAGADSAKISEKAIDRGFNQIGTLGSGNHYLEIQIAKKENIFEPELAAKLGITQPDQVVVMFHCGSRGFGHQVATDYLQVFLKVMESKYGIKILDRELACAPFDSPEGQAYFSAMKCGLNMSFANRQVILHRIREVFSEIFGRSAEDLGMHMVYDVAHNTAKLERHIVDGKERSLLVHRKGATRAFAPEMTGIPARYENIGQPVIIGGSMETGSYLLVGVPSGAQSFFSTAHGSGRTMSRTKARKTFRGEKLQKDMQARGIYVRSTSWAGLAEEAGGAYKDVDELIEAAELAGISKKVVRFTPIGNIKG; this is translated from the coding sequence ATGGCTGATATTAAATCATTAAAGCAAATCTCAGATACGATTTGGGAAATTCCGATCTCGTACAAAGAAGGAATGCGCGTTCCAGCGCGTATTTATGGAACGGATAAATTAATTCAAGAAATGGATGATGCAGTTTATGACCAAATTACGAATGTAGCAACACTTCCAGGAATAACTAAATATGCCTTGTGTATGCCAGATGGACACTTTGGCTATGGCTTCCCTATCGGTGGAGTAGCGGCTATGGATGTTGAGAATGGCGGCGTTATTTCTCCTGGTGGTATTGGGTTTGATATTAACTGTGGAATGCGTTTGGTAGTGACAAACCTGACATATGATGAGGTAAAACCATATATCAAAAAAGTCGTCGATCGACTTTATGAGCGAGTTCCTGCAGGAGTAGGAAGTACTGGCTTTGTTAAAATATCGCGTAATGAATTTCGTAAAGTTGTTGAACAAGGTGCACGATGGTGCGTTGATAATGGTTATGGTTGGGAAGAAGATTTAGAACTAATAGAAGAAAATGGCTGTATTGCTGGTGCCGATTCTGCCAAAATTAGTGAAAAAGCAATTGATCGTGGTTTTAATCAAATCGGAACTTTAGGTTCTGGAAACCATTACTTAGAAATTCAGATTGCTAAGAAAGAAAATATTTTTGAGCCTGAATTAGCAGCAAAACTGGGTATTACACAGCCAGATCAAGTAGTTGTGATGTTCCACTGCGGTAGTCGTGGCTTTGGACATCAAGTTGCTACTGACTATCTGCAAGTTTTTCTCAAGGTGATGGAAAGCAAGTATGGCATTAAAATTTTAGACCGCGAGTTAGCTTGTGCGCCATTCGATTCACCTGAAGGACAAGCCTACTTTTCGGCGATGAAGTGTGGCTTAAATATGTCGTTTGCTAATCGTCAGGTAATTTTACACCGCATTCGCGAGGTTTTCTCTGAAATTTTTGGGCGTTCTGCAGAAGATTTGGGAATGCATATGGTGTATGACGTAGCGCATAATACGGCTAAACTAGAACGTCATATTGTAGATGGTAAAGAGCGATCGCTTTTAGTACATCGTAAAGGTGCAACTCGGGCATTTGCCCCTGAAATGACAGGTATTCCTGCGCGTTATGAAAATATTGGTCAGCCGGTGATTATCGGTGGCAGTATGGAAACAGGTTCTTACTTACTAGTAGGTGTACCCAGTGGCGCACAAAGTTTCTTTAGCACTGCGCACGGAAGTGGACGCACCATGAGTCGTACCAAGGCGCGAAAAACGTTTCGTGGTGAAAAACTGCAAAAAGATATGCAAGCACGAGGTATTTACGTTCGTAGTACTTCTTGGGCTGGTTTAGCAGAAGAAGCTGGAGGTGCTTACAAAGATGTTGATGAACTGATTGAAGCCGCTGAGTTAGCCGGAATTAGTAAAAAAGTTGTCCGGTTTACACCTATTGGGAATATCAAAGGCTAA
- a CDS encoding CobW family GTP-binding protein: protein MELRIPLTVITGSLGSGKTTLLRHILNSIPHKIAILMNEFGEIAIDSKVIQGKNVAMADLGGGCVCCSLLGEFEAAVDEIIETVNPDVIVVETTGVAEPDALVFDIQESLAKVRLDGVVTVVDADAMVRYPSVGHTTRMQIEAADTILLNKVDLVTEEQLQAIEAKLHSYNEVAEILHTQRCQVDLDLLFGIARERIQPEPHHVHQPEFDSFSYKTQATLKLECFEEFADKLIEKDVYRAKGFIKFVDQIYLFNFVAGRWELEPFEQDATELVFIGRQVSKHQEEIISQLKMCEQ from the coding sequence ATGGAACTGCGCATTCCACTGACAGTTATCACAGGATCGTTAGGTAGTGGTAAAACTACTCTACTACGTCATATTCTCAACTCAATTCCTCACAAAATTGCTATTTTGATGAATGAGTTTGGTGAAATTGCGATCGACAGTAAAGTTATTCAAGGTAAAAATGTCGCAATGGCAGATCTGGGTGGCGGATGCGTTTGTTGTTCGCTACTCGGAGAATTTGAAGCAGCAGTTGATGAAATTATTGAGACAGTTAATCCTGATGTGATTGTGGTGGAAACAACAGGTGTAGCTGAACCTGATGCATTAGTATTTGATATTCAAGAAAGTTTAGCCAAAGTCCGATTAGATGGTGTAGTGACTGTTGTTGATGCAGATGCAATGGTGAGATATCCTAGTGTCGGTCATACGACACGAATGCAGATTGAAGCCGCAGATACCATATTACTCAATAAAGTTGATTTAGTAACAGAAGAACAGTTGCAAGCAATCGAAGCAAAGTTACACTCCTATAACGAAGTTGCTGAAATTTTGCATACTCAGCGCTGTCAAGTCGATCTAGATTTATTATTTGGAATTGCAAGAGAACGAATTCAGCCGGAACCACATCATGTTCATCAACCAGAATTTGATTCTTTTAGTTATAAAACACAGGCTACTTTAAAGCTAGAATGTTTTGAGGAATTTGCCGATAAACTGATAGAAAAAGATGTGTATCGGGCAAAAGGCTTTATAAAGTTTGTTGACCAAATTTATCTATTTAATTTTGTAGCTGGACGATGGGAACTAGAACCATTTGAGCAAGATGCTACAGAGTTAGTCTTTATTGGTAGGCAAGTAAGCAAACACCAGGAAGAAATTATTAGTCAATTGAAAATGTGCGAGCAGTAA
- a CDS encoding ABC transporter permease has protein sequence MLELFLAELKRSWIEFTRYPVDAIAGIFITISVFYGLFLSARYIAGPNLQFGDRLDAIVVGYVLWTLVVFIVANITAVLQVEIQTGTLEQVILTPFGISRVFLARAIASLTINIIVITGILLLILLLTGRQLYFPPALILPLLTVLLGAYGLAFIMASLALLFKRIQQLLGLTQFALLFLLAVPSETWSGTLWIVRLLLPMTMGAGILRDLMARNLSLNFVEISLAFLNGLGYLVLGLIVFRRAEVEAKRRGILGGY, from the coding sequence ATGCTTGAACTATTCTTAGCTGAACTCAAACGTAGTTGGATTGAGTTTACGCGCTATCCTGTTGATGCGATCGCCGGAATTTTTATCACTATATCTGTATTTTATGGCTTATTTCTCAGCGCGCGTTACATCGCGGGTCCTAATTTACAATTTGGCGACAGACTTGATGCGATCGTTGTCGGCTATGTGCTGTGGACTTTAGTCGTATTTATTGTTGCAAATATCACCGCTGTCCTACAAGTTGAGATTCAAACGGGAACTTTAGAGCAAGTCATACTAACGCCGTTTGGTATATCGCGAGTATTTTTAGCAAGAGCGATCGCGAGTTTGACAATCAATATTATTGTAATTACAGGTATTTTACTTCTAATTCTCTTACTAACAGGACGACAACTATATTTTCCTCCTGCTTTAATTTTGCCGCTTCTGACAGTTTTGTTAGGTGCTTACGGTTTAGCGTTTATTATGGCTTCTTTGGCTTTGCTATTTAAACGCATCCAACAATTACTCGGACTTACACAATTTGCTTTATTATTTCTACTAGCAGTTCCCTCGGAAACTTGGAGTGGAACGCTATGGATTGTGCGATTGCTGTTACCAATGACAATGGGTGCTGGAATTCTCCGCGATTTAATGGCACGTAATCTTAGTTTGAACTTTGTTGAGATTTCGCTTGCCTTTCTCAATGGATTAGGATATTTAGTCTTAGGTCTAATCGTATTTCGTCGTGCTGAAGTTGAAGCGAAGCGGCGAGGTATTTTAGGAGGATATTAA
- a CDS encoding lipid-A-disaccharide synthase-related protein has translation MDSLSAFSLGSKIKLLCLSNGHGEDVIAVRILQELQQLTSIDIAALPIVGEGHAYSQLSIPIVGAVQTMPSGGFIYMDGRQVLRDLQGGLLKLTLSQIQVVRNWAKGGAILAVGDIVPLLFAWASGANYAFVGTAKSEYYRRDESGWHQRRSLLSRLENLSGSVYHPLDRYLMSHPRCKAVFPRDTLTTKTLQKWAIPAFDLGNPMMDGLEAHNLLKLEPDPQRLTILLLPGSRPPEAYENWQKILVAVTELIAAFPTRSLLFLAAIAPTLTLEPLCQSLVDAGFSQEDLTFQQKNALIILTQNAYNDCLHQADLAIAMAGTATEQFIGLGKPAIAFPGNGPQYTYAFAEAQSRHLGSSLTLVEHPKQVADAVRSILQDPTRLQQIAENGYQRMGEPGAAHRIAQCLVQQFNYPNKES, from the coding sequence ATGGATAGTTTATCAGCATTTTCTCTAGGTTCTAAAATAAAGCTACTTTGTCTTAGTAACGGTCACGGCGAGGATGTTATTGCCGTGCGCATTTTACAGGAATTACAGCAGTTAACTTCAATTGACATCGCAGCTTTACCGATAGTTGGTGAAGGACACGCTTACTCTCAATTAAGTATTCCCATAGTTGGGGCAGTGCAAACAATGCCTTCCGGTGGATTTATTTATATGGATGGGCGACAAGTGTTGCGAGATTTACAAGGTGGTTTGCTAAAACTAACTTTGTCTCAAATTCAGGTAGTCCGTAATTGGGCAAAAGGTGGGGCAATTTTAGCTGTAGGTGATATTGTCCCGTTACTTTTTGCTTGGGCAAGTGGGGCAAATTACGCTTTTGTCGGCACGGCAAAATCAGAATATTACCGAAGAGATGAATCAGGATGGCATCAACGGCGATCGCTACTCTCGCGTTTAGAAAATTTATCAGGTTCAGTTTACCATCCTTTGGATCGTTATTTGATGAGTCACCCGCGCTGCAAAGCGGTTTTTCCCAGAGACACACTAACAACCAAAACCTTACAAAAATGGGCAATTCCCGCGTTCGATTTGGGAAACCCGATGATGGATGGATTAGAGGCACATAATTTATTAAAGTTGGAGCCAGATCCTCAGCGGTTAACAATTCTGTTGCTTCCTGGTTCGCGCCCCCCAGAAGCTTATGAAAATTGGCAGAAAATTCTCGTCGCTGTCACCGAATTAATCGCCGCATTTCCGACACGATCGCTATTATTTCTCGCGGCGATCGCCCCCACGTTAACTTTAGAACCATTGTGTCAAAGTCTTGTCGATGCGGGTTTTTCACAAGAAGACTTGACATTTCAGCAAAAAAATGCATTAATTATCCTGACTCAAAATGCTTACAACGATTGCTTACATCAAGCAGATTTGGCAATTGCTATGGCAGGAACAGCCACCGAACAATTTATCGGTTTAGGTAAACCAGCGATCGCCTTTCCAGGGAATGGACCACAATATACATATGCCTTTGCCGAAGCCCAAAGCCGTCATCTCGGTTCATCATTAACTTTAGTCGAACATCCAAAACAAGTTGCGGATGCCGTGCGATCGATACTTCAAGATCCAACTCGACTTCAACAAATTGCCGAAAACGGCTATCAACGCATGGGAGAACCAGGCGCAGCCCATCGGATCGCCCAATGTTTAGTCCAGCAATTCAACTACCCAAATAAAGAATCATAA
- a CDS encoding alr0857 family protein yields the protein MLKLIYLDNDFYLEYLTQSLEEWVALRVTLALRIDKRICVEPSMASFLLPADLPGLDSLAAEVQRLGEDVITLCACDADYVEVSLHGTWFAFDTETEEGIFVTNLDYVMEFLLFKLWQEAQMGATVVGE from the coding sequence ATGCTGAAACTAATATATCTGGATAACGATTTCTATTTAGAGTATTTAACACAATCACTAGAGGAATGGGTAGCACTGCGAGTTACTTTGGCACTACGCATAGATAAGCGTATTTGTGTCGAACCTAGCATGGCTTCATTTTTATTACCCGCTGATTTACCAGGATTGGATTCGCTTGCAGCTGAGGTTCAACGCTTAGGAGAGGATGTCATTACGCTGTGTGCTTGTGACGCAGACTATGTCGAAGTTTCCCTCCACGGCACTTGGTTCGCATTCGACACCGAAACTGAAGAAGGTATCTTTGTGACTAATCTGGATTATGTAATGGAGTTTTTACTGTTTAAGCTTTGGCAAGAAGCCCAAATGGGTGCAACTGTTGTTGGTGAGTAA